GCGATGGGAACCCAGACCGGCGACGATTTCCGCGTCTGCGACATCTCGACCAACCCGACGCTGGGCCAGGCCCAGGTGGCGACCTACTCGACCGCGGTGCGCGAGGGCGGCCGCACCCGTGGCACGCCGATCGGCGCGCTCGGCATCTTCTTCGACTGGGCGCCCCAGGCCGCCGCGATCCTCGACGGAATCGGCCTGTCGCCGGCCGAGCGCACCACATCGCGCCTGATGCTGCTCGACGCGACCCACCGAATCATCGCCTCGTCGGACGGACAGGGTATCTGCACCGAGCATTATCCGCTCCAGACCGAACGGCGCGAGAGCGGCTATTACCAGCGCGACGGCAAGCTGATCGCCTTCGCCCTGACCCCCGGTTACGAGACCTATCGCGGCCTCGGCTGGCTGGGTTGCATCGAAAGCGAGATGGTCGACGATTAGACGATTGGCGTCGCCCCGACGGACGCTGAACTGGCGCTTCCCACGGCACATCGCTACAGAGCGGCGATGCGTCCTCCCAAGAAGCCGTCCGGAAATCCCATACCGCCGCCCAAGCTTGGCCGCCGACAGGCGCGCGGCCTGGCCCGGCCGGTCAAGCCGTCGGTTCCCCACCCCGCCCGCGCCGCCGCCGCCAAGGGCGGCAAGGAGCCGCAGCGCATCGCCAAGCTGCTGGCCCGAGCCGGCATCGCCTCGCGCCGCGAGATCGAGCGGATGATCGTCGAGGGGCGGGTCGCGATCGACGGCAATGCGATCGATACCCCCGCCACCCTGCTGACCTCGCTGAAAGGCGTGACCGTTGACGGCAAGCCGGTAGCGGCGCCCGAGGCGACCCGGCTGTTCCTGTTCCACAAGCCCAAGGGCCTGCTCACCACCGAGCGCGATCCCAAGGGGCGGCCGACCATCTACGACAGGCTGCCGGCGGGCCTGCCCCGCGTCATGCCGATCGGCCGGCTCGACCTGAACACCGAAGGGCTGCTGCTGCTCACCACCGATGGCGAGTTCAAGCGCCAGCTGGAGCTGCCGGCGACCGGGGTGGAGCGGGTCTATCGCGCCCGTGCCTATGGCAACGTCACCCAGGACCAGCTCGAATCGCTGATCGAGGGGGTCGAGATCGACGGGGTCCGCTACGGATCGATCGACGCGAACATGGAACGGCGCACCGGCGCCAATGTCTGGATCGAGATGAAGCTGCGCGAGGGCAAGAACCGCGAAGTTCGCCGCGTGCTCGAATATCTCGGCCTCGAGGTGTCACGCCTGATCCGCATCGCCTATGGCCCGTTCGAGCTGGGCGATCTCCAGCCGGGCGAGGTGGGCGAGATATTGCAGCACCAGCTCGTCGCCTTCCGCAAGACGCTGAAGGCCGCGAAGCCGGCATGAGGATCATCGCCGGCCAATGGCGCGGGCGGCCATTGCTGGCGCCCGAGGGGCAGGCGACGCGCCCGACCGCCGACCGCACCCGCGAGGCGCTGTTCTCTATGCTGACCAGCCGTCTGGGCAGCTTCGAGGGGCTGAAGGTGGCCGATATCTGCGCGGGGACCGGGGCGCTGGGCCTGGAGGCGCTGTCGCGCGGCGCGGCGCATT
The sequence above is drawn from the Rhizorhabdus dicambivorans genome and encodes:
- a CDS encoding pseudouridine synthase, with amino-acid sequence MRPPKKPSGNPIPPPKLGRRQARGLARPVKPSVPHPARAAAAKGGKEPQRIAKLLARAGIASRREIERMIVEGRVAIDGNAIDTPATLLTSLKGVTVDGKPVAAPEATRLFLFHKPKGLLTTERDPKGRPTIYDRLPAGLPRVMPIGRLDLNTEGLLLLTTDGEFKRQLELPATGVERVYRARAYGNVTQDQLESLIEGVEIDGVRYGSIDANMERRTGANVWIEMKLREGKNREVRRVLEYLGLEVSRLIRIAYGPFELGDLQPGEVGEILQHQLVAFRKTLKAAKPA